Proteins encoded within one genomic window of Thermococcus sp. 21S7:
- the panB gene encoding 3-methyl-2-oxobutanoate hydroxymethyltransferase — MREVTPRKIIEMKGREKIAMITAYDYPSALIADRAGMDIIFIGDSLGMVVYGEGNTLNVTMEQMVFHTRAVARAVQRALVLADMPFGSYEVDTDDGVRNAIRLIQAGADAVKIEGGYDHRKLVRKLVRMGIPVMGHTGLTPQRYLRLGGYRLMGETEEEIEEILRDAKALERAGAFAVVLEFTLADVAKLVTEEVSIPTIGIGAGPYVDGQVLVWHDLLGIYENSPPFVKRYADIAGMIRLALENYREEVKNGEFPGREHYWEFLDKDDFRRKAQKALERLEEE, encoded by the coding sequence ATGAGGGAAGTAACGCCTCGGAAGATAATCGAGATGAAAGGTAGGGAAAAGATAGCCATGATAACCGCTTACGATTACCCCTCGGCGCTCATAGCCGATAGGGCCGGGATGGACATAATCTTCATCGGAGATTCTCTGGGGATGGTAGTCTACGGTGAGGGAAACACGCTGAACGTCACCATGGAACAGATGGTCTTCCACACCAGGGCGGTCGCAAGGGCAGTTCAGAGGGCGCTCGTGCTGGCGGACATGCCCTTCGGCAGCTATGAGGTGGATACCGACGACGGCGTCAGAAACGCTATCAGGCTCATTCAGGCCGGGGCGGACGCGGTTAAGATTGAGGGCGGTTACGACCACAGAAAGCTCGTGAGGAAGCTGGTTCGCATGGGGATTCCGGTGATGGGGCACACTGGACTAACTCCGCAGCGCTATTTGAGACTCGGCGGTTACCGGCTGATGGGTGAGACCGAGGAGGAAATCGAGGAAATCCTCCGCGATGCCAAGGCACTTGAGAGGGCCGGTGCCTTCGCCGTAGTCCTGGAATTTACGCTGGCGGACGTTGCAAAGCTTGTAACCGAGGAGGTCTCGATTCCGACGATAGGAATCGGTGCGGGGCCATACGTTGATGGACAGGTTCTTGTCTGGCACGACCTCCTTGGAATCTACGAGAATTCGCCTCCCTTCGTAAAGAGATACGCCGACATTGCGGGGATGATACGCCTGGCCCTCGAAAACTATCGGGAGGAAGTAAAAAACGGAGAGTTTCCCGGGAGGGAGCACTACTGGGAGTTTCTCGACAAGGACGACTTCCGAAGAAAAGCCCAGAAGGCCCTCGAAAGGCTGGAGGAGGAGTGA
- a CDS encoding ribbon-helix-helix protein, CopG family, translating to MGKVKTSVYVDEELWKEFKELAVREGSEVSKLLEEALMNYLINEVLRDVDDSEVPLWFEPLNVGGESSEKLLREMRDDREKRLLGQ from the coding sequence ATGGGCAAGGTAAAAACGAGCGTTTACGTCGATGAGGAGCTGTGGAAGGAATTTAAGGAACTGGCCGTCCGGGAAGGGAGTGAGGTTAGCAAACTGCTGGAGGAGGCACTGATGAACTACCTCATAAACGAAGTCCTGAGGGACGTTGACGACTCGGAGGTTCCCCTTTGGTTCGAGCCCCTCAATGTGGGGGGAGAGAGCAGCGAAAAGCTCCTGAGGGAGATGAGGGATGACCGCGAGAAGCGTTTACTTGGACAGTAG
- a CDS encoding type II toxin-antitoxin system VapC family toxin has translation MTARSVYLDSSAILKRYLNEEGSNVVREAFRDAYRGEVRLAFSFWNIGEVMGILDKKRRRGQLSEEEFNFLKKGFLAEVKRFTRLGVLEVVPVHSLLLADAWELIERHHLYQADALQIVSAKHVEAESFYTADKRLHEVALKEGLNSILLVR, from the coding sequence ATGACCGCGAGAAGCGTTTACTTGGACAGTAGCGCAATCCTGAAGAGATACCTGAACGAAGAAGGCAGTAACGTCGTGAGGGAGGCCTTCAGGGACGCCTACAGGGGCGAGGTGAGGCTGGCCTTCAGCTTCTGGAACATCGGGGAGGTAATGGGGATACTCGACAAGAAGAGGAGAAGAGGCCAGCTCAGCGAGGAGGAATTTAACTTCCTGAAGAAGGGCTTCCTGGCCGAGGTAAAGCGGTTCACGAGGCTGGGTGTCCTGGAGGTCGTTCCCGTCCATTCCCTGCTCCTCGCCGATGCGTGGGAGCTGATTGAAAGGCATCACCTGTATCAGGCCGACGCCCTGCAGATAGTGTCCGCCAAGCACGTGGAGGCCGAGAGCTTCTACACCGCAGATAAGAGGCTTCACGAGGTAGCTCTTAAAGAGGGTTTAAACTCAATACTCCTCGTGAGGTGA
- a CDS encoding archease: MRAWEHYEHTADVGIRGYGESLEEAFEAVALALFDVMVEVRKVESKECREVEVEEEDLEALLYSFLEELLVLHDTEGLVFGDVKVEIEKTKNGYKLRAKACGEVLSEKHEPKEEVKAITYHDMKIEKLPDGRWMAQLVPDI; this comes from the coding sequence ATGAGAGCCTGGGAGCACTACGAGCATACGGCGGATGTGGGCATCCGCGGCTACGGTGAGAGCCTTGAGGAAGCCTTCGAGGCCGTTGCGCTCGCCCTCTTTGATGTGATGGTTGAGGTTAGAAAGGTCGAGAGCAAAGAATGCCGCGAGGTTGAGGTCGAGGAGGAAGATTTGGAGGCGCTCCTCTACTCGTTCCTTGAGGAGCTTCTCGTGCTCCACGACACGGAGGGACTCGTGTTCGGCGACGTGAAGGTTGAGATAGAGAAGACCAAGAACGGTTACAAACTAAGGGCGAAGGCCTGCGGCGAGGTTCTGAGCGAGAAGCACGAGCCGAAGGAAGAGGTGAAGGCGATAACCTACCACGACATGAAGATTGAGAAACTGCCGGACGGACGCTGGATGGCGCAGCTGGTGCCGGACATCTGA
- a CDS encoding tRNA (cytosine(49)-C(5))-methyltransferase yields the protein MSARDRIRETNPGFYERYSMLEDTDEFWEFIIRPLRQSIRVNTLKAPLDVVVERLEEEFELEPVPWVREGFFINVDNLAKVPEHGLGLIFGQEASSMIPPVVLDPKPGELVLDVAAAPGSKTGQIAQYMENKGCIIANDPKLSRANVLIANLNRMGVLIARVTTKDGVYFARFEKAFDRVLLDAPCSSVGMIRKSPKFLESWRLRGVIKYMKVQKRLILAAYQALRPGGTLVYSTCTIDPLENEEVVDYLLRKTDARLERINLPVKTSEPVLEWEGKTYSEELRKALRIHPSDNDTEAFFIAKIAKPGGGA from the coding sequence ATGAGCGCGAGGGACAGGATTAGGGAGACCAACCCCGGCTTTTACGAGCGCTATTCGATGCTTGAAGATACCGACGAGTTCTGGGAGTTCATAATCCGGCCCCTGCGGCAGAGCATCAGGGTGAACACCCTCAAGGCTCCGCTTGATGTGGTCGTTGAAAGGCTTGAGGAGGAGTTTGAGCTGGAACCGGTTCCTTGGGTTCGCGAGGGCTTCTTCATCAACGTCGACAATCTCGCGAAGGTTCCGGAGCACGGCCTCGGCCTCATTTTTGGCCAGGAAGCGAGCTCCATGATTCCGCCCGTGGTGCTTGATCCGAAGCCCGGCGAGCTGGTTCTCGATGTTGCAGCAGCCCCGGGCTCGAAGACAGGTCAGATAGCCCAGTATATGGAAAACAAGGGTTGCATAATAGCCAACGACCCGAAGCTCAGCAGGGCCAACGTCCTCATAGCGAACCTCAACCGGATGGGTGTCCTCATAGCAAGGGTGACGACGAAGGACGGCGTTTATTTTGCCCGTTTTGAGAAGGCCTTCGACAGGGTCCTCCTCGACGCGCCGTGCTCTTCCGTGGGGATGATAAGGAAGAGCCCGAAGTTCCTGGAGAGCTGGCGCCTGAGGGGCGTCATCAAGTACATGAAGGTTCAGAAGAGGCTCATCCTGGCGGCATATCAGGCCCTCAGGCCCGGCGGAACGCTGGTTTATTCGACCTGCACGATAGACCCTCTGGAGAACGAGGAGGTCGTCGATTACCTGCTCCGGAAGACGGACGCGAGGCTGGAGAGGATAAACCTGCCGGTGAAGACCAGCGAGCCGGTCCTTGAGTGGGAGGGCAAAACCTACTCTGAGGAGCTGAGAAAGGCCCTGAGGATACATCCCAGCGACAACGACACCGAGGCGTTTTTCATCGCGAAGATAGCCAAGCCGGGGGGAGGGGCATGA